CCAAAGCCGAGTCGCTGGACTTCAAGGATCTGCGGGATGCCATCCAGGTCAGCGACTCCGTACTGAGCAAGCAACTTGCCATCCTGGAGAAGGCCGCGTTCGTGAAAATCAAGAAGAGCTTCGCCGGGAAAATGCCCCGGACGTCGGCAAGCCTGACGGCGGCCGGGCGCGAGGTGTGGGCGGCGCACTTGCAGACGCTGCGAGAGATTGCGGGCGGCTGACTGCTTGCTGGTGTGGGGCTCGCGCTCCGAGAAGGGTACGACGGCGGCGGGCGGCTTGGCGGCCTAGGTTTTGCTTGCGCTTTTAGAGAGCCTTTTTAAGGCGGACACTGTTGGGCGTACCGACGATCCTCGGTTTGGCGTAGAGCCACGCCAGGATGCCAAAGACCGGCAGGACGAAGAGAAGTAAAACCCACAACGCGCGGGTGAGCTGGTCGAGTCGGTCCTCACGGAGGACATCAAAGACGCCCCAAACGATGAGCCCGGTGACATATAGAGCTGATGCTCCCGCCAGAATCACCGCTATCCACTGCCAAGCTTCCATGCCGTCCCCCTCGAACCAGTCGATGTTATGCACGGTACCACCGGGCCTACTTGCCGTGCAGCGCCCTGAGATGTGCGCCCAAGTCTTCGGTTGTTAGTGCCAGTGACGCTTCGGGGGCGCTCGTACTGAGCCGCATATACACACGGTTTCCGGTATGGGCGACCAGGCCGTGCAGCTCATGATGCTTCAGACTCCACCCAGCAGTATCGATCCCGTTTATTCGGATGGACGTGGGCTGAGCACTTGCGTGTTCCAGGGCCGCTGGCACGTCGCCACTGCGTGCAACCATGTGGCTGTACGCGAAGCTTGAAAGTTCCTTGGCCAAAAGTTCGACAAGATGCATGCTCCGCATGGGCAGGTTCGGCGCCGGTTTGAGGGTGATCAGGCACTGCTCGCCATTGTTTGAGCCGGGGAATCTTGCAGCGACAATGATTCCCGCTGCCACCTCAGATGGGCCGGAAATGGAGGACGGCGCCGAACCCGTGAGTGACCAGTTTGCGGCGAACTCGCCGAAGTCGGCCGCGCGGGCTGCGCGTTGCTTCCGGGCAGCATCCCGAGCCGGATTGTCAGTTGCCAGTTGGTACATTGATCCACCCATACCCGCGATTCTCCACCCTGATTCGTGTACCGGCGGGGATATCGCCTACTCCGT
This Paenarthrobacter sp. GOM3 DNA region includes the following protein-coding sequences:
- a CDS encoding PLDc N-terminal domain-containing protein, producing the protein MEAWQWIAVILAGASALYVTGLIVWGVFDVLREDRLDQLTRALWVLLLFVLPVFGILAWLYAKPRIVGTPNSVRLKKAL
- a CDS encoding winged helix-turn-helix domain-containing protein, yielding MSIPAEHPRHKLNELVHSPVRFSIMAALAKAESLDFKDLRDAIQVSDSVLSKQLAILEKAAFVKIKKSFAGKMPRTSASLTAAGREVWAAHLQTLREIAGG